The Frondihabitans peucedani genome segment TTCTTCAACGCTCCGGCGGATGACCGGGCGGGCTGAAAAGAGGAAATCAGGTGCCCGCACACACGTGTGCCGGCACCGCACCCTGTCGAGCGGACCTCGTCGAGTGACGGGGAACGCCGGGGCACAACAACCCGGTAACCTTGTAGGACGGTCTCGATTCTTTGCAGAATCAGCGCGGGTGGGAGAATCTCCACTTTCGTAACAGGGCGCAAGACCCCGTAGCCGAAGAGAGCTTAGCAGAGAGAATGCACGTGAGCCACACCCCGCACGAATCCCCGTACGACTCCTTCGGCGACGGCGTCGACGCCGTCGGTGCCGAGCGCGACATCGCCGACGTCCCGGCGGTGGAGGTCATCAACACGGTGGCCGTCCACCTCCTGAGCGCCGGCGCCGTGAAGCTCGGCCTCGCCGACTCCCCCGATACGCAGACCGACCTCGACGAGGCCCGGAAGCTCATCACAGCCCTGGCGGGCCTCGTCACTGCGGCCGCGCCCGAGATCGGCGACGCGCACGCGAGGGCCCTCCGCGACGGCCTCCGCACGCTGCAGCTCGCCTTCCGCGAGGCCTCGCCGATCGCCGACCCCGTCGGCAAGGGGCCCGGCGAGAAGTACACCGGCCCGGTCAACTAGCCCCGGAGCCGGCCGGGGCCGGCCTCAGCTCGCAGCGACGACGCGGACGGCCATGCTGTCGACCCTCGTCGCGACGACCTCGTCGCCGGCCCATGCCTCCTGGAGCCGCGCGAGGAGCGCCGACAGGGCAGCGCGGTCGAGGCCCGGCCGGAGTCCCAGCTCGACGACGACCTCGGGGCCGCCCAGTCGGGCATCGGGCGACGCGGCGGCGACAGTCACGGTCGACACAGCAGGATCGTCCGCGGCCGGCCGCAGGAACGCCTCGGCCACCTCGTCGTCGGCATAGGCGGGCGTCCACGGCAGTGCCTGGGCGAGTGCCCACAGCGCCGGCCGACGCACTCCGAACTCCGTGTCGGACCCGGGGTCGAGGACGAGGAGCTCGGTCGCCTCGGAAGCTGCGGCGATCGCGATCCTGCGTGTCTCGGCGGGCACCGGCCGCGCACCCGGGTTCCAGGCGCGGAGGGTGTCGACACTGGAGAACGCGGGCAGCACGCTGCGGCCGTCGGGGCCGGCGACCGTCACGATGGCGAGCTCCTGGGTCTTGTCGACCCGGACGCCGTGCTCGTTGACCCCCTCGTCGCCGGCGTGGGCCATCAGCGGGATCAGCAGACGCGCCCCCCGAAGCGCGTCGACGACCGCGGCCTCGGAGACCTCGCGGGCCCGGAAGCGCGCCAGGGCACGGACGAGCGCAGGATCAGCGGACCCGTCGTCGCCCGCGTACGCCGTGTCGTGCGCCTGGAACGTCCGCCCG includes the following:
- a CDS encoding DUF1844 domain-containing protein; this encodes MSHTPHESPYDSFGDGVDAVGAERDIADVPAVEVINTVAVHLLSAGAVKLGLADSPDTQTDLDEARKLITALAGLVTAAAPEIGDAHARALRDGLRTLQLAFREASPIADPVGKGPGEKYTGPVN
- a CDS encoding SseB family protein gives rise to the protein MAARPEHPAVPGHEGLAGGADSAGTPWAGRTFQAHDTAYAGDDGSADPALVRALARFRAREVSEAAVVDALRGARLLIPLMAHAGDEGVNEHGVRVDKTQELAIVTVAGPDGRSVLPAFSSVDTLRAWNPGARPVPAETRRIAIAAASEATELLVLDPGSDTEFGVRRPALWALAQALPWTPAYADDEVAEAFLRPAADDPAVSTVTVAAASPDARLGGPEVVVELGLRPGLDRAALSALLARLQEAWAGDEVVATRVDSMAVRVVAAS